From Juglans regia cultivar Chandler chromosome 8, Walnut 2.0, whole genome shotgun sequence, the proteins below share one genomic window:
- the LOC109003559 gene encoding rho GTPase-activating protein REN1-like isoform X4, with the protein MTTRNAESSQGDGGIPPPPPPPPGPPDHLFSRGVNTVFKSGPLFISSKGIGWTSWKKRWFILTRTSLVFFRSDPSTVPQKGSEVNLTLGGIDLNNSGSVEVKADKKLLTVLFPDGRDGRAFTLKAETMEDLYEWKAALEKALVQAPSAAHVMGQNGIFRNDQNDSVDNSLEQLKDRQPAKSTVIGRPVLLALEDVDGAPSFLEKALRFIEEYGVKVEGILRQAAYVDDVEQRVWEYEQGKFEFSPEEDPHVVADCVKYVLRELPSSPVPASCCTALLEAFRTDRGVRVNAMRGAICETFPEPNRRLLQRVLVMMLTVASHKAENRMSTSAVAACMAPLLLRPLLAGDCEIQNDFDVGGDGSVQLLQAAAAANHAQAIVITLLEEYDNIFGEESMSPEIYTDSEESGSQSEEATDDDESYGDDEHGDATQESDADDDLENVSNESCSESGDSGDEYFCDAKDSGASNSDSKFPESGGVSGASQKLSSTSFEASLPQHFVPKIGSHSNQSNNGSKMQAIESAELLGDVSKEPILVPPRACPVPTSCFKVPTAISNVPEHNARHQSMWKRTSGRKNLSMESIDYSVEDEVEIQRLEASKTELQNRIAEEAKGNTVLQASLERRKKALHERRLALEQDVARLQELLQKERDLRATLEAGTQTYHGHLPGLATIDEKTKAELEEIAQAEADINNLKQHVDDLEAQLNQYREQNYGSMHALYNRPQQTPNHQAKLRKQIQQLLHSPS; encoded by the exons ATGACTACGCGAAATGCGGAATCGTCTCAG GGAGATGGCGGCATTCCTCCTCCCCCTCCTCCACCGCCCGGTCCGCCTGATCATCTGTTTTCTCGTGGTGTCAATACG GTTTTCAAGAGTGGGCCACTTTTTATATCATCCAAAG GAATTGGATGGACATCCTGGAAAAAAAGGTGGTTTATTTTGACACGCACTTCCCTGGTTTTCTTCAGAAGCGATCCA agcACTGTTCCTCAAAAGGGGAGTGAAGTGAATTTGACGCTCGGTGGGATTGACCTCAACAATTCAGGCAg TGTGGAGGTCAAAGCAGATAAAAAACTCCTGACTGTGCTCTTTCCTGATGGACGTGATGGACGAGCATTCACACTTAAG GCTGAAACCATGGAGGATTTATATGAGTGGAAGGCTGCACTTGAGAAAGCCTTGGTGCAAGCACCAAGTGCTGCTCATGTGATGGGGCAAAATGGTATCTTCAGGAATGATCAGAATGATTCAGTTGATAATTCTTTGGAACAGT tgAAGGATAGACAACCTGCCAAATCTACAGTTATTGGAAGGCCAGTTTTGCTTGCTTTGGAAGATGTTGATGGAGCTCCATCGTTTTTGGAAAAAGCCCTTAGGTTTATAGAAGAGTATG GAGTCAAAGTAGAAGGGATCTTGCGTCAAGCTGCGTATGTTGATGATGTTGAACAGCGAGTTTGGGAATATGAACAAG GAAAATTTGAGTTTTCACCAGAGGAGGATCCACATGTCGTTGCTGATTGTGTCaag TATGTCCTCCGGGAGTTGCCATCATCTCCAGTTCCCGCATCTTGCTGCACTGCACTATTAGAAGCATTTC GAACTGATCGTGGTGTTAGAGTCAATGCTATGCGTGGAGCAATATGTGAAACATTTCCAGAGCCTAATCGCCGCTTATTGCAGAG AGTACTTGTGATGATGCTAACTGTGGCTTCTCACAAAGCTGAGAATCGAATGAGCACTTCAGCTGTTGCTGCTTGCATGGCACCCTTGCTTCTGCGTCCCCTTTTGGCTGGAGACTGTGAAattcaaaatgattttgatgttgGCGGTGATGGTTCTGTGCAGCTTCTCCAAGCAGCTGCTGCAGCTAACCATGCTCAAGCCATTGTTATAACTCTATTAGAGGAGTATGATAACATATTCGGG GAAGAGTCCATGTCTCCTGAAATATACACTGACTCGGAAGAGAGTGGAAGTCAGAGTGAAGAGGCAACTGATGACGATGAGTCCTATGGAGATGATGAACATGGTGATGCAACACAGGAGTCTGATGCGGATGATGATCTTGAAAATGTCTCAAATGAATCCTGCAGCGAGAGTGGTGACTCTGGAGACGAATATTTCTGTGATGCTAAG GATTCTGGTGCTTCAAATTCGGACTCCAAGTTCCCTGAATCAGGTGGTGTTTCTGGAGCCAGTCAGAAGTTGTCATCAACTTCATTTGAAGCTTCACTGCCTCAACATTTTGTTCCCAAAATCGGGAGTCATTCGAACCAAAGCAATAATGGTTCAAAAATGCAGGCTATTGAGTCTGCTGAACTACTAGGAGATGTTTCTAAAGAACCAATTTTGGTTCCTCCTCGTGCTTGTCCTGTTCCAACATCATGCTTTAAAGTACCTACAGCCATATCTAATGTACCTGAACATAATGCTAGGCATCAATCAATGTGGAAACGTACCTCT GGAAGGAAGAACCTTTCCATGGAGTCCATTGATTATTCTGTAGAAGATGA AGTTGAAATCCAGAGGCTTGAAGCCTCTAAAACTGAATTGCAAAACAGAATTGCAGAAGAG gCTAAAGGAAACACAGTTCTGCAAGCAAGTctggaaagaagaaagaaggccTTGCACGAGCGTCGTCTAGCTCTAGAGCAAGAT GTCGCAAGACTTCAGGAACTGTTGCAAAAGGAAAGAGACCTGAGGGCAACTCTTGAAGCCGGAACTCAGACTTATCATGGGCATTTACCTGGTTTAGCCACTATTGATGAAAAG ACAAAGGCAGAGCTTGAGGAAATTGCTCAGGCAGAGGCAGATATTAACAATTTGAAGCAGCATGTTGATGACCTTGAAGCACAGCTTAATCAATATCGTGAACAAAACTATGGTTCTATGCATGCTTTGTACAATCGACCGCAACAAACTCCAAATCATCAAGCAAAACT